The following proteins come from a genomic window of Sphingomonas japonica:
- a CDS encoding F0F1 ATP synthase subunit gamma produces MASLKALKIRIGSVKSTQKITKAMKMVAAAKLRRAQEAAEAGRPYAQRLEAVMARLASRVVLSDQSSKLIAGTGRDQVHLFVVATSDKGLAGAFNTNIARLARRRAQELIAQGKTVKFYTIGRKGRAVLARLYRDQMLHSVEPGDLGKLKFDDARGYADDLVARYEAGEFDVAHLFYASFKTVLTQEPTEQQLIPVAVPKVEPGALAAANDGAVVTYEPDEETILADLLPRNIAVQLYRAMRENAASEQGSKMTAMDNATRNAGDLINRLTIEYNRTRQAAITTELVEIISGAEAL; encoded by the coding sequence ATGGCCTCTCTCAAGGCGCTGAAAATCCGGATCGGGTCGGTCAAGTCGACCCAGAAGATCACCAAGGCGATGAAGATGGTCGCCGCCGCGAAGCTGCGACGCGCGCAGGAGGCGGCGGAGGCCGGGCGTCCCTATGCCCAGCGGCTCGAGGCGGTGATGGCGCGGCTGGCGTCGCGCGTGGTGCTGAGCGATCAGTCGTCGAAGCTAATCGCCGGTACCGGTCGCGATCAGGTCCACCTGTTCGTCGTCGCGACGTCCGACAAGGGGCTGGCGGGCGCGTTCAACACCAACATCGCGCGCCTCGCCCGCCGCCGTGCGCAGGAACTGATCGCGCAGGGCAAGACGGTCAAATTCTACACCATCGGCCGCAAGGGCCGCGCGGTGCTCGCGCGCCTGTATCGCGACCAGATGCTGCATTCGGTCGAGCCGGGCGATCTCGGCAAATTGAAGTTCGACGATGCGCGCGGCTATGCCGACGATCTCGTCGCCCGCTACGAGGCGGGTGAATTCGATGTCGCGCACCTGTTCTACGCGTCGTTCAAGACGGTCCTGACGCAGGAGCCGACCGAGCAGCAGTTGATCCCGGTCGCGGTGCCGAAGGTCGAGCCCGGCGCGCTGGCTGCGGCCAATGACGGCGCCGTCGTCACCTACGAACCCGACGAGGAGACGATCCTCGCCGACCTGCTGCCGCGCAACATCGCCGTCCAGCTCTACCGCGCGATGCGGGAGAATGCGGCGTCGGAGCAGGGGTCGAAGATGACCGCGATGGACAATGCCACGCGCAACGCCGGCGATCTGATCAACCGCCTGACGATCGAATATAACCGCACCCGCCAGGCTGCGATCACCACCGAACTGGTCGAAATCATCTCGGGAGCCGAGGCGCTCTGA
- a CDS encoding ATP synthase F1 subunit epsilon, with protein sequence MLHFELVTPEKLVRSEDVHMVVVPGTEGDFGVLEGHAPLMSMIRDGAIAVHRTEKGEPELIRVEGGFAEVNARGLTVLAEHAE encoded by the coding sequence ATGCTGCATTTCGAACTCGTCACGCCTGAAAAGCTCGTCCGCTCCGAGGACGTCCACATGGTCGTCGTCCCCGGCACGGAGGGCGATTTCGGCGTTCTCGAAGGGCATGCCCCGCTGATGTCGATGATCCGCGACGGCGCGATCGCGGTACACCGCACCGAAAAGGGCGAGCCCGAACTGATTCGGGTCGAAGGCGGCTTTGCCGAGGTCAACGCCCGCGGACTGACGGTCCTGGCCGAACACGCGGAGTAA
- the phaR gene encoding polyhydroxyalkanoate synthesis repressor PhaR encodes MKKTPNDGPVIIKKYANRRLYNTETSSYITLDHLAAMTREGRDFKVVDARSDDDITHNVLTQIIMEEEARGQTLLPVSFLRQLIALYGDSMQAMVPGYLEASMDSFRRNQEQFKTAVEGAFAHSPFAEIAKRNMAMFDAATSAFKAPGMAGAAGDVPAASKDDEIAALRAELAKLQDKVEKLGQ; translated from the coding sequence ATGAAGAAGACGCCGAACGACGGTCCGGTCATCATCAAGAAATACGCGAATCGCCGACTCTATAATACCGAGACCTCGTCCTACATAACGCTCGACCATCTCGCCGCGATGACGCGCGAAGGCCGCGATTTCAAGGTCGTCGATGCGCGCAGCGACGACGACATCACCCACAATGTGCTGACTCAGATCATCATGGAAGAGGAAGCGCGCGGCCAGACGCTGCTTCCGGTCAGTTTCCTGCGCCAATTGATCGCCCTCTACGGCGATTCGATGCAGGCGATGGTGCCGGGTTATCTCGAGGCGTCGATGGACAGTTTCCGGCGCAATCAGGAACAATTCAAGACCGCGGTCGAAGGCGCATTCGCGCATTCGCCGTTCGCGGAGATCGCCAAGCGCAACATGGCGATGTTCGACGCGGCAACCTCTGCGTTCAAGGCACCGGGCATGGCCGGGGCGGCAGGCGACGTGCCCGCCGCGAGCAAGGATGACGAAATCGCCGCGCTGCGCGCCGAACTCGCCAAGCTGCAGGACAAGGTCGAGAAGCTGGGGCAGTAG
- the atpD gene encoding F0F1 ATP synthase subunit beta, producing MATAADTLAPPQATTNNVGRISQVIGAVVDVTFDDALPAILSALETDNNGNRLVLEVAQHLGENTVRTIAMDATEGLTRGQRVTDTGSQIRVPVGPKTLGRILNVIGEPIDERGPVGHADTMPIHAPAPLFVDQSTESAILVTGIKVIDLLAPYAKGGKIGLFGGAGVGKTVLIQELINNIAKGHGGTSVFAGVGERTREGNDLYHEFLDAGVIAKDADGNPVSEGSKVALVYGQMNEPPGARARVALSGLTIAEYFRDVEGQDVLFFVDNIFRFTQAGSEVSALLGRIPSAVGYQPTLSTDMGALQERITSTNKGSITSVQAIYVPADDLTDPAPATSFAHLDATTVLNRAISELGIYPAVDPLDSTSRVLEPRIVGQEHYDTARAVQSILQKYKSLQDIIAILGMDELSEEDKLTVARARKIQRFLSQPFHVAEVFTGISGKFVALEDTVKSFKAVVDGEYDHLPESAFYMVGGIEEAVAKAKKMADEA from the coding sequence ATGGCAACCGCCGCAGACACCCTCGCCCCGCCGCAGGCGACCACCAACAATGTCGGACGCATCAGCCAGGTGATCGGCGCCGTCGTCGACGTGACGTTCGACGACGCGCTGCCCGCGATCCTCTCGGCGCTCGAAACCGACAATAACGGCAACCGCCTGGTGCTCGAAGTCGCGCAGCATCTCGGCGAGAACACGGTCCGCACGATCGCGATGGACGCGACCGAGGGTCTGACCCGCGGCCAGCGTGTCACCGACACCGGATCGCAGATCCGCGTCCCCGTCGGCCCCAAGACGCTGGGCCGCATCCTCAACGTCATCGGCGAGCCGATCGACGAGCGCGGTCCGGTCGGCCACGCCGACACGATGCCGATTCACGCGCCGGCGCCGTTGTTCGTCGACCAGTCGACCGAGAGCGCGATCCTCGTCACCGGCATCAAGGTGATCGACCTGCTCGCGCCGTACGCAAAGGGCGGCAAGATCGGGCTGTTCGGGGGCGCCGGCGTCGGCAAGACCGTGCTGATCCAGGAACTGATCAACAACATCGCCAAGGGCCATGGCGGCACGTCGGTATTTGCCGGCGTCGGCGAGCGTACGCGTGAGGGCAACGACCTCTATCACGAATTCCTCGACGCAGGCGTCATCGCCAAGGACGCCGACGGAAATCCGGTCAGCGAGGGATCCAAGGTCGCGCTGGTCTATGGCCAGATGAACGAGCCTCCCGGCGCGCGCGCGCGTGTCGCGCTGTCGGGCCTGACGATCGCCGAATATTTCCGCGACGTCGAAGGCCAGGACGTGCTGTTCTTCGTCGACAACATCTTCCGCTTTACCCAGGCGGGTTCGGAAGTGTCGGCACTGCTCGGCCGCATTCCCTCGGCGGTGGGCTATCAGCCGACGCTGTCGACCGACATGGGCGCGCTGCAGGAGCGCATCACCTCGACCAACAAGGGGTCGATCACCTCGGTCCAGGCGATCTACGTGCCTGCCGACGATCTTACCGATCCGGCCCCGGCGACGTCGTTCGCGCATCTCGACGCAACCACCGTGCTCAACCGAGCGATTTCGGAACTCGGCATCTATCCGGCGGTCGATCCGCTCGATTCGACCAGCCGCGTGCTCGAACCGCGCATCGTCGGGCAGGAACATTACGATACCGCCCGCGCAGTCCAGTCGATCCTTCAGAAGTACAAGTCGCTGCAGGACATCATCGCCATTCTCGGCATGGACGAGCTGTCGGAAGAGGATAAGCTGACGGTCGCGCGCGCGCGCAAGATCCAGCGCTTCCTCAGCCAGCCCTTCCACGTCGCCGAGGTCTTCACCGGCATTTCGGGTAAGTTCGTCGCGCTCGAGGATACGGTCAAGTCGTTCAAGGCAGTCGTCGACGGCGAGTATGATCATCTTCCCGAAAGCGCCTTCTACATGGTCGGCGGCATCGAGGAAGCGGTCGCCAAGGCCAAGAAGATGGCCGACGAGGCGTAA